Sequence from the Bacillus thuringiensis genome:
TCCAGGATAAAAACGTACTAACTTATTCGTATTCACGAGCCAAAACTTCTTATCCGTATCTTCACGTAAATAGTCTTCATATTTACCTGTGTATTTGCGAATAAGTGGGTACTTCATTAATTCTCTCGCCATTATAGCCATATCATTTGCTGTAGAATAATGGTCTTTAGCCGGAAGACCTGTTGGGTTTTGGAAATGAGTGTTTTTCAGTCCTAAATCTTTCGCTTTTTTGTTCATCATATTTACAAAACCTTCTTCTGAACCAGCGATATGCTCCGCTACTGCAACAGACGCATCATTTCCAGATGCAATGGCAATACCCTTTAGCATTTCATTTACAGTCATCTCTTCACCAGGCTCTAAAAAGATTTGTGATCCACCCATTGAAGCTGCATGTTCACTTGCTCTAACTTTATCGGTTAGTTTTAGTTTTCCTTTTTCAACTTGTTCCATAATTAATAGCATTGTCATAATCTTCGTCATACTAGCAGGTGGTAACTTCTCATTTGGATTTTTATCAAACAAAACTTTACCTGTATCTTGTTCAATTACAATTGCTGACGACGCTTGTTCCGCTAACTTCGGCGTTGTTTCTTCTGTTTTCTCCTGCTTCGTTTTCTCAGATTGTGCGAAACTAACTGAAGTACCAGAAAGCAATAATATGAAACAAACAAGTATTCCAAAAACTCGCTTCATGACTAACCCTCCATTCTATATCAGACCTATTTTTTCCAATTTTTTATTTTTTAATACCATATTTTTCTAATATTTTCAGTTGACAAATACATTCATCACCTATATTGTATTAAGTGTATTACATGCAGTAGTACACTTAATACAAGTCAGAAAGGAGACATTGCTCTTGCATATTCAACTTGATCCAAGAAGCAACACTCCGATATGGGAACAAATTGTTCAAAATATAAAAGAACTCGTATTGAAGAACATGTTAGCTCCAAGTGACAAACTACCTTCTGTACGCGAACTCGCTTCTTTACTCGTTATCAATCCAAATACAGTGAGTAAGGCGTACCAAGAGTTAGAGCGACAAGGGATTATTGAAACATTACGAGGAAAAGGAACATTTGTATCCCAATCGATTACCCCAACATTAGACGAAAGGAAAATCGCTATGGTTGAAAAGCAATTTCATCAATTACTATTAGAAGCCTCTTATCTTGGTGTTACGAAAGATAAAATTCATGATTGGATAGATTCATATTACAAAGAGATTGGAGGAAATGCGGATGCTGAAAGTGACAAGCTTGAAGAAAACGATTGATAATCAAACAATTTTAAATGATGTTTCTTTCACATTACAAAGAGGAAGTATCATCGGATTACTCGGAAGAAACGGTGCGGGGAAAACAACTTTATTACGAACGATGGTCGGCATTTTAGACCCTGATGCAGGGACAGTTACATATGAAGATACAAACATTCACCAGTGTCCTGAAATAAAGCAAAAAATCGTATACGTTCCTGATTCTACTAACATACTGAACGGCTATACGATAAAAGAAATTGTAAAGTTTTATAAAGAAGTTTATACCGCATTTGATGAAACACATTTCTATGAACTGCTAGAACGTTTTAACTTACCAAACAAACGAATTCGTAGTTACTCAAAAGGAATGAAAGCACTGCTCGCCATCATTTTAGCCGTTTCTACAAAGGCCGAATATATCATTTTAGATGAGCCGACAAATGGACTTGATCCTATCGTGAAAAGGCAAATTTTACAGTTTCTCGTTGGAGAAGTTGCAGAAAAAGAGATTACCATTTTCATCTCAACTCACCATTTAGATGAAGTGGAACAAATTGCAGATACAATCATTATATTAAAAGGCCATACTATATCTTCTATTACATCACTAGACGATGCAAAATCACGATTTGCTAAAATCCAAGTAGCTTATGAACGTTCATTACCTCAAAAACTAGAAAACTTAAGCAATATTAAAATATTAAATCAAACAGGAAAAGTATATACAATCTTAATTGACGGAAATGTGGCTACAACACTGGAGAAATTTTATAAAGAACAACCTATACTCATTGAAGAATTAACAATGTCACTTGAAGATGTCTTCGTTACGACACTGGAGGAGGATGGGTATGTTTCATAAGGCGTTGTGGATATGGAATTGGAAGCGCGGGAAATATGCTGTGTTACTATTCTTCTTTAGTTCGCTTTATCTCTTATCTTTTGGCTACTATAAAAGTGCTCAGATGGAGCTCGCTGAATACCACGAATTACAAGAAAAAGGGAAACAGTATTATTATTTTTATACCTTTTCGTCAGGAGAAGGTAATAGTTTTTTGTTAACAGTTCTTATCATTGCTTTAGCCTGTTTATTGATAGGGTGGGAACGTAGCAACCAATCGAATACACTACTTATGACAATGCCGTTTAAAAGAAAAGATGTTTTCTTATCTAAATGGGCTTTTGGTTCATTTTGTATTTTGGGCTCGTTACTTATAAATTGGATCCTTATGTATGTTATTTATAGAACAACCATTCATTTTGATTATCAATCTTTTAGTCCATTTCATCGATACTTTCTTTATGCAATTGTTTCTTATGTTGCAGTATATACAGCTGCACTATGCATCGGTACTTTTACTGGAAGCGTTGTTTCGCAGATTGTTTTTTGTATTCCATGGCTACTAATGGGGCTTACATTTATTCCACTAGTGTACACTTTTACGCTAAACCATTTAGAGGCTACCAATACTAAAAATAATAAATTAGATCAACAACTATATGAAATCAATCAAAAAACAAATATAGTTGCACCAATATATCGCTTTTCTATTAATTATAACTATCATCCAGAATACCGAAAGCAGGACAACGATCCAACTACTTTAAGAAATCCAGCATCTTATCACTATTATTCAGCTAAATCGATGTTAGTCCCTATTTTCTATACGATATTTTATTTACTACTTGGAACATATTTATATATGCGATCACCAAATGAAAATAGTCAAAAGATATTTATTTTCCAAAAACATTTAAAAATATGGATATGGGGGACAACCATTTACTTTGCATTACTAGGTGGCTATAAAATAAATCAATTTAGTTTCGTATTTAACTACTATATCGGTTTGTTTCTCGCTGGAATCATTACTTATGTTGTATTATCACGACTAACAAATTATAAAGTTTTTTAAAGGAGAGATCCTATGTTTCAAAAAGCACTATGGTTAAGAACGTATCAACAAAGTAAATATGTTGTGTGGCTGTTTTGGTTCGTTAGCTTCTACAATTTGTCATACAAATACTATTTGGCATCGATTGAACAACAATACCTTATGAAGATGCAAAAAGGAGGGGAATATGTATATCATTACAATTTTGGTTTATTACTTATGGACCCTGTCATCTTTCAAGGTGGTGCACTTATCATTCTGGCCTGTACATTAATCGGCTGGGAAAGACAAAATAACTCTAGCGACTTGTTATGGTCTATGCCATTTAAACGTTCACACCTTTATATAACAAAATGGTTGTTTGGAATCTGTAATATCGCCGCTGTTGTCGTTTTAAACTGGGGACTATTTGCTATTATGAAAAAGTTGACTTTTCATAATAAATATCAAGTATTCTCCCCATTTTATAGTTACTTTATATACATGTTAATTGTATTAATCGCTATTTATACACTTGCCTTATGTGTAGGTACAATTACAGGGAATATTATATCGCAAGGATTTCTCACTGCAGCTATATTAATCTTCCCAGCTTTACTTCCATCACTTATCTCAGGAGTCATTGCTGTTCACTCAAACACTGACTTTCATGAGAATAATGGCCATATACATGATGTGATGAAAAACATACGTATCTCTAGTCCAGCAGAAGATTTTAATATTCACTTTAATTATGATCCACAAACTCCTTATACCGATTTAGATGGAGTGCGTCATAACGGACCAAACTTTACAAAGATTCCATCGGCAAAAACATTGATTGGACCTATTGCACATATCCTTGTTTTCTTACCACTTGGTATATATTTATATGCCCGTTCAGTCAATGAACGAAATGGTAACTACTTGTTATATCCAAAACTACAAAAAGTAGTTTTGACTTGTGCTATTCTACTTGCTGGAATCACTGGAGGTTTAATTTTCAGTGACGCGCATTCCTTGCTCAATTTTTACATTGGGTTTTTGGGGACTAGTTTCATAACGTATTTATTCCTACCTAAAATATTAAAATGGAAAGTCTCCTGGAATTTCAAATAAAATAACCTCCTCTCGATGAGGAGGCTATTTTACATTCTCTCTTCTTTTCCCATACTCTTTTTCTTGCTTCGTTCCAAACCCGTCACCATTTGCTACGATTTGATCTGTTGGAGCAACTATACTTTCAGCAATTCTCCATTCTCCCCCTTGTTGAATAAACACTTGCATAAAATAATTCATTCCATTTAACTGGTGCGAATTTTCTTTTTTCACTTCATAACGAGCTGCAACATAATACACCTGTACATTTTCAGCCTCAAACTTAGAAATATATTGTGATAATCTCGGGATGTACTGTGATGCTTTCTGAAGTGGAAGTTGTTTTACTTTTACAAGAGAAGACTTTTTCACATTACTTATCGTATCTTCATGCCGAACGTTATCGCTATGATGAAATAAAATCGTATTCTGCATAGAGCGAATCCATAACTTCGAATATAAGACAGGTTGCTTATTTGAAATATGTTGTAATTCTTTTTGGACGACTTGAATTGGCGTTGCAGCATCCACGAATTGATGAAAGCAGAAAAAACTTCCAGTCATAATAAGAAGCGTAAAAATACGTTTCATAATTTTTCACTCCGATTCTTTTTAATTAAAGTATTGGAGTTTCAAAATGTTTTTATTCAAAAGAAAAAGGATAGGAAAGCTTTCGCTTCCTATCCTCATTTATTATAATACGCGGCCAAATAGCTCTAATACCATTTCTATTTCTTGGTCGCTCCAACCTTTAAATCTCTCTTTATAATATTCTTTACGCACAGCTTCAAGTTTTTCAGTTACTTCTCTTCCGTGTTCTGTAATTTCTAAGTACACGATACGACGGTCTGAATTTGAACGCTTTCTTTCTACAAATCCTTTTCGTACGAGACGATCAGTAACAGCTGTAATATGACTGGAGGTTACGTTTACTTCACTCGCAATTTGCGAAGCCATCTGTGGACTGTTTAAAAATAACGCGCGTAATACAGAAAATTCATTATATGGCATATGTTCTGCAAAACGTGTATTAATATCATTTTGTAATAAACGTATCATCTTTCTAAATGATCCGGATAACTCTAAAATCAATGTTTCTCTTTTTTCGTTCACTAGCCTCGTCCCTTTTTTATCATATTTACACATATTATAATCTATAAATACCTATGTTGTATATCCTTTCTTTCCTCAACATTCTCATTTATGTAACTTTTTTCATATAAATTTCTTTTTTGTTCACACATATACATATAAAAAGGATGGTGATGGAAAATGCAGGGTGGAATGAATCCTTATTTACACAATGTACGCACAGCTAATACTGGTAAAGAAGCGACCATTACTGTACAAGGTGAAGGTGTTGTCAAAGCGAAACCAAATGTTGTTATATTAACACTTGGCATTCGAACTGATAGTAAAAATGTGAAACAAGCGCAAGAAGAAAATGCAGTACAATCAAAACAATTGCTGGATGCACTTAAACAGCTTGGCATTGCTGATAAAGATATAGAAACGATTTCTTATACGATCACTCCTCAATACGAGTATGTAAATGATAAAGCATTACTACAAGGGTATCGTGTGGAACATTTGTATGAAATTACCGTTTTAAATGTACAAAAAGCAGGGGAAGTATATGATATAGCCGTTTCAAATGGAGCAAACGTAGCAAAAGGTTTACGTTTTCGAATATCTCATCCAAATAAATATTATGAGCAAGCTCTCATTCAAGCTCTACAACAAGCGGTAGAAAAAGCTCGTGCTATTGCGAGTACATACAATTTAAATATTAATCCTGTTCCACTCTCATTCGTTGAAGAATCTGCTCAATTACCACGGGAAGTGACGTCCTATGCTACTTTACATGCGCAAGCAGCTCCGCCCATTCAATCGGGAGAATTAGAAATCATCTCAACAATACGAGCGATTTTCACGTATTTATAAATAATTTTATTTATAAGTAAACGTTATCATTTTCCTTGTTGTAAAAACATGATGTTCTGATATAATAAAGGACGGTGAGCTCTTACAAAAGAGATATCACGGGTGGGAGAGGGATATGAAAAAGAAGGTTTAACATGAAAGGAATACTTGAAAGAACATTTAAATTAGGTTTACACGAAACATCACCAAAACAAGAAGTTTTAGCTGGAGTTACGTCATTTTTCACGATCGTATATATTATGATTGTAAATGCATCCATTTTATCCGATGCTGGCATTCCTCTTGAAGCTGGAATTTTAGCAACTGTTTTCAGTTCATTTGTCGGATGTCTGCTCATGGCATTTTGGGCAAATGCACCTGCTATTCTTGTCCCTGGTATGGGTGTAAATGCATTCTTCACGTACACTGCTGTGCATACGCTCGGATTATCTTGGCAGGAAGCATTAGCAGCTGTCTTCATCTCTGGTATTATTTTTGCAATTGCTGCGTTTACACCAATCGCTCGCGTGCTTTCAGTATCAATTCCAAAGTCATTAAAGGAAGCTATTACTGTCGGCATCGGATTATTTTTAGCATTTATCGGATTGCAAAAAGGTGGTTTAGTCGTTTCGAATCCAAATACCGCTGTTGCAATGGGGAAATTAAGTAGCCCTGTCGTTCTTGCGACCGTGCTTACTCTTATCGTTGCACTTGTATTATTTATTCGTAACGTACGTGGAAACTTTTTATGGACGATTGCAATAGGAACTGGTATTGCATGGCTATTTGGCCTTGTTGATACAAGTCAAATCGGAAATAGTTCATTCTCATTCGCTAATTACGGCGATGTGTTTGGAGCTATGTCATTTGGCAAACTTTCTTCCTTACCGTTTTGGATTGCAACATTCTCCTTAAGCATGGTGCTTATTTTTGAGAATATGGGACTTCTGCACGGTTTATTAGAAGATGACCGTAAATTCCCACGTGCTTACCAAGCCAATGCAATTTCAGCAATGACATGTGGTCTATTTGGCACAAGCCCTACCGTATCAACAGTAGAGAGTGCCGCAGGTATTACTGCAGGTGGAAAGACAGGTCTGACGTCTATCGTTACAGGGTTGTTATTCTTTGCATCACTGTTTGCACTTCCGTTTGTCAAACTAATTCCTGATAGTGCCATTGCACCAATCTTAATTATTATTGGCGGCCTGATGATTACAAGCATTCAGCAAATTCCTCTGAACGATTTTTCAGAAGGATTTCCAGCGTTCTTAATTATCGTCATGATCCCGCTCACATATAGTATCGCTGATGGCATTGCGTTCGGATTTATCGCTTATCCTATCTTAAAAATTGCTCTTGGAAAGCGTAAAGAAGTCGCACCTTCTATGTATATCGTTACATGCTTATTCTTAGCCATGTTCGTATTACATGCTATTGGTTAAGTAAAAAACACCGAGGAATTTTCCTCGGTGTTTTTTTACTTAAACCATCCTTTTTTATAAAACCAAGCCATCATGCCGCCGCCAATTAACGCCATGATAAGTAGACAAATAAAATAACTATATTGTCCACCAAGCTCTGGCATATGCGTAAAGTTCATTCCATATACTCCCGCAATAAATGTTAATGGCATGAAAATAGTCGAGAATACAGTTAATGTTTTCATAATGTTATTCATATGATGTGAGTTTAATGAAAAATAGCTATCTCGAATATCTGCCGTTAATTCTCGGCTTGCTTCAATCATTTCGGTCAGTTTAAGCAAATGATCATGTATATCTTTAAAGTAAATTTCATGATCACTTATACCGTAAAAACGAGTCGAGTTTAAAATACGATACAATAAATCACGCATCGGAATGATTGTACGCCTTAGCTTCGATAAATCTGCACGTATATCAAATACCTCTTCTAGTACACTTCCTGCTGTTTCACCCGTTAAATTATCATCAATTGCATTTAAATGATCCTCAATGTAATATACAGGCGCAAAATAGTCATCTACAATTTGATCGATAATTGTATGTGCTACGTGTAAAGGACTATTTTTAATACGCTTCTTTTCTCCAAGTGTTTTCCATACTCTTTCAATTGCATTGTTATGAGAAAAATGGAAAGAAACAATATAACGATCACTAATAAATAAATCAATCTCGTGCGGTTCTAATCCATCCTCACCAAATGCATGAAGAACTAAAAAGTTATATCCATCATAAAAATCAACTTTTGGCCTCTGTACATATTCTATACAGTCTTCAATTGCAAGGGGATGGAACTTAAAATGATCTTGCAAAATGTATGTATACTCTTCTTTCGTTGGCTTATATAAATCTAGCCAATACCATACAATATGGTCTTTCTTTGTTTCCTCTAGCGAAACATCATATAATACTTCATCTGTTTTTGTTATTGCACAAATTCTAATCATAATTTCACCCATTATTATTATAAACAAAAAACAGCAAAAAAAGCCAAGGAGAAATACTCCCTGGCTCTTCTTTATTACTCAGTAACGATGCCGTGCACTAATGTTGGTGCATCTACATGCTCGTTAGTAATCTTCATGTTCTCATAAATTTTTGCTTTTACATCTTCTACATTTTCACGGTTTGCGTAAATGGTAACAAGGGATTCACCTTTTTTCACGCTTTCCCCTACTTTTTTGCGAAGCATTAAGCCAACTGCTAAATCAATTTCAGATTCCTTCGTCGCACGTCCTGCTCCTAAAAGCATTGCTGCTGTTCCGATTTCATCTGCAACGATTTCTGATACATAACCGTCTTCCTTCGCTTCCACTTCAACTTTAAACTGTGCTTGTGGTAATTTAGAAGGATCATCAACAACAGATGCATCTCCGCCTTGCGCTGATAAGAACGTTTTAAATGATTCTAGCGCTTTACCGTTGTTCATTACTTCAATTAATTTCTCACGTGCATCTTCTAAAGATGAAGCTTGTCCAGCAAGGTATACCATTTGACTTCCAAGTGTTAAACATAACTCTTCTAAATCTTTCGGTCCTTTACCTTGTAATGTATCAATTGCTTCTTGTACTTCAAGTGCGTTACCAATAGCCTCACCAAGTGGTTGACTCATATCAGAAATAACAGCCATCGTATTACGACCAACGTTGTTACCAATGCGCACCATTGCTTCTGCTAAACGTTTTGCATCTTCATCTGTTTTCATAAATGCACCTGCTCCAGTTTTTACATCAAGAACAATTGCATCTGCACCAGCAGCAATTTTTTTACTCATAATTGAGCTTGCAATAAGCGGAATTGAGTTTACTGTTGCCGTTACATCACGAAGTGCATACAATTTTTTATCCGCAGGTGTTAAGTTTCCACTTTGACCAATAACTGCGATTTTATTTTCATTTACAAGACGCATGAATTCATCATTTTCGATTTCAACATGGAATCCTGGAACTGCTTCTAATTTATCAATTGTACCACCAGTATGTCCTAGACCACGTCCAGACATTTTTGCAACCGGTACACCTAAAGCGGCTACTAATGGACCTAATACAAGTGTTGTTGTATCGCCAACGCCACCTGTGGAGTGCTTATCTACTTTTACCCCTTCAATAGCTGATAAGTCGATTGTATCACCGCTATTGACCATTGCCATCGTTAAATCAGCACGTTCTTGATCGTTCATATCTTGGAAGAAAATTGCCATTGCAAGTGAACTTACTTGATAATCAGGAATATCACCATTCGTATATCCTTCAACAATAAAGTTGATTTCTTCTGTCGTTAATGCATGTCCGTCACGTTTTTTTGCAATTAGGTCCACCATTCTCATTGTGAGGTCACCCCTTCATTTGTTTTACGATTGCTTTTACTAATGCTAAGAAGTTAGCTTTAACACGTTCTGTCGTTTCGATTACTTCATCGTGGTGAAGTGGCTGATCTAAAATACCAGCTGCCATATTTGAAATACAAGAAATACCAAGTACTTTCATACCAGCGTGACGCGCTACAATTACTTCAGGTACTGTTGACATACCAACTGCATCTCCACCAAGTGTACGAAGCATACGAATTTCAGCAGGTGTTTCGTATACAGGACCTGTCATTCCAACGTATACACCTTCTTGTACTTTAATATTTAAGTCTGCTGCAACTTGTTTCGCCATTTCGCGAAGCTCTGTCGTATATGATGTAGACATATCAGGGAAACGTACACCCATTTCAGAATCATTTGGTCCGATTAATGGATTTGTACCCATGAAGTTAATGTGGTCTGAAATTAACATAAGATCGCCTGGTTCGAATGATGTATTTACACCACCAGCTGCATTTGTTACAACAACTGTTTCTACACCTAGTTCTTTCATAACACGAACTGGGAATGTTACTTTTTGCATGTCGTATCCTTCATAGAAGTGGAAACGTCCTTGCATTGCTACTACTGTTACACCTTGAAGTGTACCGAATACTAGTTGACCTGCATGGCCTTCTACAGTTGAAACTGGGAATTCAGGGATTTCACTGTAAGGTACTGTTACTGCGTTCTCGATTTCATCTGCTAATACACCTAGTCCAGATCCAAGGATTAGTCCTACTTGTGGTGTCTCTTGAAATTTCTCTTTTAAGTATGAAGCTGATTTTGTAATAAGTTCACGATTCATTTGTATATCCCCCTATTTCTTTAGCTCGTTTAAGAAGCTTGTTCCGTATTCTGGCATTTTCACACCGAAGTTTTCTGCTACAGTTGCACCAATATCAGCAAATGTTTGGCGAAGTGGTAACTCTTGTCCGCCTTCTTTCATGCTTGGACTATATGCTAATAACGGTACATATTCACGTGTATGGTCAGTACCAGGGTGAACTGGGTCATTACCGTGGTCTGCTGTAATTAATAATAAATCATCTTCTTTTAGTTTTTCGAATACTTCCGGAAGACGCGCATCATAGTCTTGCAGAGCTTCTCCGTATCCTTGTGGATCACGACGGTGACCGAATAATGCATCAAAGTCAACTAAGTTTAAGAAGCTAAGACCTGTAAAGTCCATATTTAATGTATCTACAAGCTTATCCATTCCATCCATGTTAGACTTCGTACGAAGTGATTCAGTTACCCCTTCACCATCATAGATATCAGAGATTTTACCGATAGCAATCACATCATAATCACTATCTTTTAGTTCATTCATTACTGTACGGCCAAATGGTTTTAATGCATAGTCATGACGGTTTGGCGTACGTGTAAAGTTTCCAGGCTCACCAACGAATGGACGAGCGATAACGCGACCTACCATGTACTTCTCATCTAACGTTAATTCACGTGCAATTTTACAAATTTTATATAACTCATCAAGCGGTACTACTTCTTCGTGTGCTGCGATTTGTAATACGCTATCAGCAGAAGTGTAAACGATTAAAGAGCCTGTTTCCATTTGTTCTTGACCAAGTTCATCAAGAATCTCAGTTCCAGAAGCTGGTTTATTACCGATGATTTTACGGCCTGTTTTTTCTTCTAATTCATCAAGTAATTCTTTCGGAAATCCTTCAGGGAACACTTGGAATGGTGTATCAATGTAAAGGCCCATGATTTCCCAGTGGCCTGTCATTGTATCTTTACCAGTAGATTTCTCTTGCATTTTTGTATAATATCCAAGTGGTTTTTCTACTTTAGAGATGCCTTTCATTTCACGAATGTTACCAAGACCTAATTTCACCATGTTAGGCATTTGTAATCCATTCATATGTTCAGCAATGTGACCAATTGTGTCAGATCCTAAATCACCAAATTGTTCAGCATCTGGTGCTTCACCGATTCCGACAGAGTCCATTACGACTAGGAATATACGTTTATATTTATTCATAACTGCGACCTCCTATAAGTTCAGTTCTACTTCTTGTAGTATGTTCAAAACGCTATAAAGTGAAACTGTTCTCCATAAGAATTATCTTTCGTTCTCATTGTCAAACAGTACTTCTTTAAATCATTCTCTAACCTATTTCGTTTACCTTGAAACGACGCAAAAACATTTCTAGTTTTTTCTAAGTCAGATGTCAGACATCTGATACTGATATCATAACATGTTTACGCTTTCTTTTTAATACATTTTCGTAGAATTTCTCATTTTTTTCACACTTCTATTGTAATCCATTATGCACAGAAGTGCTAATTATTTTATGATTTATTTCTTCATATAAAATGAAATTTTAATTAACCCGCAAATAACGAGACAAAAATAAAAAGCAGCTCCAAAGAGCTGCTTTTTATTTTACTTCTACTGTTTCCTCTTTATGTTCATGCAGCTCACCTTTTCTAACATGAACTTTCACTTTGTAAGAACCGTTTTCTTTGAAAGTATGCTTCGTTTCATACTCTCCTTTATTTCCTTCTTTCGCTGGAATAAATTCGTGTTTTTCAACACCATCTTTCCAAATCTCAAGTTGTACTTCAGCACCAGTTAACGCTTCTTCTTTTTGTTTTAAATGAACTTTCATTGTTGATTCAGCATTTGCTTTTATGTCACCAGCCATAAGGTGGATCATTGTATCGCTTTTATGATCGCCATGTCCTGCACCATGATCACTATTTTCTTTTTTCGCATCTTCTACTTTCGCATTTCCTACAGCCACTTTTACTTCTGGCATAACATGCATTTCACGCGCATTTGTGTGAGCGATAATATGATATACTCCATCCGTCTCGAACGTTTTCTCTACAGCATAAACACCTTTTCCTTTATGCTTACCATCTAACATCTCGTGCTTTTCGTCCCCAGCTTTCCAAATTTCAAACTTTACATCATCAGCATCCGTTACCTTTTCTTTTCCTTGTGTAACAAGTGCTTGTACTTCTGTTTTTTCACCTGGTTTAATTTCTTTCGGATTTGTTTGAACTGCTACTTTTACAGCTTCCAGTTTCTGTTCTTTTTTCGGTTCTTCTTTGTTTGTATTACAGCCAGCCAATGCTAGCATCGCGATAAATAAAGTCATAATAAGTTTTTTCATCATCATTTCCTCCTTCATACCTTATTTAGTATAGAGGAAATACATTGTAATATTCTAGTCTTCTGCTGAAAACAATGTACGAAATGTTTGTGAAGTTTCTGTGAAGTACTTCATCCTTTTGAATCTATGAAAAAAGAGCATAGTAACTATGCTCTCGGATGGAACTGTTTATATACATCTTTTAATCTAGTTTTTGAAACATGCGTATAAATTTGTGTCGTTGAAATATCTGCATGTCCAAGCATTTCTTGCACAGCACGCAAATCTGCTCCATTTTCCAATAAATGCGTAGCAAAAGAATGGCGCA
This genomic interval carries:
- a CDS encoding SIMPL domain-containing protein, translating into MQGGMNPYLHNVRTANTGKEATITVQGEGVVKAKPNVVILTLGIRTDSKNVKQAQEENAVQSKQLLDALKQLGIADKDIETISYTITPQYEYVNDKALLQGYRVEHLYEITVLNVQKAGEVYDIAVSNGANVAKGLRFRISHPNKYYEQALIQALQQAVEKARAIASTYNLNINPVPLSFVEESAQLPREVTSYATLHAQAAPPIQSGELEIISTIRAIFTYL
- a CDS encoding MarR family winged helix-turn-helix transcriptional regulator translates to MNEKRETLILELSGSFRKMIRLLQNDINTRFAEHMPYNEFSVLRALFLNSPQMASQIASEVNVTSSHITAVTDRLVRKGFVERKRSNSDRRIVYLEITEHGREVTEKLEAVRKEYYKERFKGWSDQEIEMVLELFGRVL
- the dacF gene encoding serine-type D-Ala-D-Ala carboxypeptidase DacF, coding for MKRVFGILVCFILLLSGTSVSFAQSEKTKQEKTEETTPKLAEQASSAIVIEQDTGKVLFDKNPNEKLPPASMTKIMTMLLIMEQVEKGKLKLTDKVRASEHAASMGGSQIFLEPGEEMTVNEMLKGIAIASGNDASVAVAEHIAGSEEGFVNMMNKKAKDLGLKNTHFQNPTGLPAKDHYSTANDMAIMARELMKYPLIRKYTGKYEDYLREDTDKKFWLVNTNKLVRFYPGVDGVKTGFTTEAKYCLTASAEKNGMRVISVVMGAPTSKERNNQVTKLLDYAFGQYMTKKLYTRGEKIKTVQVGKGKKEKVDLVASDNVSLLMKKGENMDKVKQEVIAEKKVKAPIKKGDALGTLVIKKDKDVLLKQTIVAKEDVAAASWWELFKRSFGMFSTSK
- a CDS encoding GntR family transcriptional regulator, yielding MHIQLDPRSNTPIWEQIVQNIKELVLKNMLAPSDKLPSVRELASLLVINPNTVSKAYQELERQGIIETLRGKGTFVSQSITPTLDERKIAMVEKQFHQLLLEASYLGVTKDKIHDWIDSYYKEIGGNADAESDKLEEND
- a CDS encoding ABC transporter permease, whose protein sequence is MFHKALWIWNWKRGKYAVLLFFFSSLYLLSFGYYKSAQMELAEYHELQEKGKQYYYFYTFSSGEGNSFLLTVLIIALACLLIGWERSNQSNTLLMTMPFKRKDVFLSKWAFGSFCILGSLLINWILMYVIYRTTIHFDYQSFSPFHRYFLYAIVSYVAVYTAALCIGTFTGSVVSQIVFCIPWLLMGLTFIPLVYTFTLNHLEATNTKNNKLDQQLYEINQKTNIVAPIYRFSINYNYHPEYRKQDNDPTTLRNPASYHYYSAKSMLVPIFYTIFYLLLGTYLYMRSPNENSQKIFIFQKHLKIWIWGTTIYFALLGGYKINQFSFVFNYYIGLFLAGIITYVVLSRLTNYKVF
- a CDS encoding ABC transporter ATP-binding protein, giving the protein MLKVTSLKKTIDNQTILNDVSFTLQRGSIIGLLGRNGAGKTTLLRTMVGILDPDAGTVTYEDTNIHQCPEIKQKIVYVPDSTNILNGYTIKEIVKFYKEVYTAFDETHFYELLERFNLPNKRIRSYSKGMKALLAIILAVSTKAEYIILDEPTNGLDPIVKRQILQFLVGEVAEKEITIFISTHHLDEVEQIADTIIILKGHTISSITSLDDAKSRFAKIQVAYERSLPQKLENLSNIKILNQTGKVYTILIDGNVATTLEKFYKEQPILIEELTMSLEDVFVTTLEEDGYVS
- a CDS encoding ABC transporter permease subunit — translated: MFQKALWLRTYQQSKYVVWLFWFVSFYNLSYKYYLASIEQQYLMKMQKGGEYVYHYNFGLLLMDPVIFQGGALIILACTLIGWERQNNSSDLLWSMPFKRSHLYITKWLFGICNIAAVVVLNWGLFAIMKKLTFHNKYQVFSPFYSYFIYMLIVLIAIYTLALCVGTITGNIISQGFLTAAILIFPALLPSLISGVIAVHSNTDFHENNGHIHDVMKNIRISSPAEDFNIHFNYDPQTPYTDLDGVRHNGPNFTKIPSAKTLIGPIAHILVFLPLGIYLYARSVNERNGNYLLYPKLQKVVLTCAILLAGITGGLIFSDAHSLLNFYIGFLGTSFITYLFLPKILKWKVSWNFK